The Tessaracoccus aquimaris sequence GCCTGCCTGACGGCCGCCCTGCTCGGCATCGCGCTCGGCGGACGACTGTGAGCGGTAGCCGCGCCGCCAGGGTCAGGAGATGAGTCGGTCAGTCTCTGCCGAACGGCTCGCGCGGATGCCGTTGTCGGTCCGAGTTTGGGCGTGGGACGCAAAAGAGCGCCAGGCGAACCTGGCGCTCCCTTTTCGGCCGTGAAATCAGGCCAGGTTGACGTGGTGGTGCTCGTAGGGGGTGCCCTTGGCGCGCTCGAAGGAGGCCGTGACCTCTTCCTCGGCGTCCCCGCGGCCCGTCCAGGTGGCTCCCTCGACCGACTTGCCTGGCTCGAGGTCCTTGTACACCGAGAAGAAGTGCTCGATCTCAAGCAGCATGTGCTCGGGGACGCTCGACAGGTCCGTGATGTGGTGACGGCGGGTGTCGGCGGTCGCGACGCACAGCACCTTGTCGTCGCCGCCCATCTCGTCGGTCATCCGGAACATCGCGACGGCGTAGCACTCGATGAGGCAGCCGGGGAAGGTCGGGTCGTTGCCGATCACCATGGCGTCCAGCGGGTCGCCGTCCTGGCCGAGGGTGCCCTCGACGAAGCCGTAGTCGTAGGGGTACTGCGTCGAGGTGAACAGCGTGCGGTCCAGCCGGATCCGGCCGGTGTTGTGGTCCATCTCGTATTTGTTCTTGGTCCCCTTGGGGATCTCAACGGTCACGTCGAACAGGATGCGGCGGCCCGGGTCAATGGGGGTCAGGCCAACTGGCGCCTCTTCGCTCACTGCGGCACTCCTATGATTGTGGTGGTCCCCCACGCTGCGTTGGTGGGACGTGACCCTTGCAGGATACAGCGTTGGAGGACGTAGTGAAGACTCGCAGAATCGTCGAGTGGGCGGTGACCGGCGTGCTCGCCACCGTGTTGCTCGTCGGTGGGTTCGTGCTCGGCGTCTTCCACACCGAGGCGGCGGGTGCCGTCGGCCTTACGCGTGAGGGGGCCCCGACAACGGTGTCCCAGGAGCTGTTCGCCGCTCCGAGCCCCGACCCCTCCGAACCACCCGCCGCGGGTAATGGCCTCGTCGCCGCCGCGCCGCTTCCCGCCGACGGTGCGGTCCCGAAACGCGAGACGCTCGAGGCGAAGCTGAAGGCGCTGGACACGTCCAAGCTCGTCGGAATCGACGGCGCCCCCGTCACCATCTCCTACGAGGTCCTCGACGCAGAGACCGGTGCCGTCGTCGCCTCGAAGCAGCCGACCGCGCCGCTGATCCCCGCCTCCAACACAAAGACGCTGACCACGCTCGCCGTGATGCACGCCTTCACCGGCTCCGAGACCTTCGCCACCACGGTCGTGCAGCCGGCGCCTGGGCAGATCGTGCTCGTCGGGGCGGCGACCCCCTGCTGCTGAGCGTCCCCGCGAAGGCGGGCAGCTACCCACAGCCCCCAGCACGCAGGAGTTGGCCACCGCCACCGCCAAGGCGCTCAAGGAGTCGGGGCAGACCAGCGTCACCCTCGGCTTCGACGCCTCCTACTTCGAGGAGCCGGGCTGGAACGACACCTGGCCGTCGAACTACCGCGACCAGGTCACCCAACTCTCCGCACTGTGGGTCGACGAGGGCAAGCTCGCCGCGGGAGGCCGCAGCCGCACGCCGGGCCTCGACGCCGCCAAGATCTTCGCCACCCAACTCACCGCGCAAGGCATCACCGTCACGGCGGAACCCGCCGCGGCCAAGGGCGGCGGCACCGAACTCGCCCGCGTCGAGTCGCTACCCGTGCACGTCCTCGTCGAGACGGCCATGAACCGCTCCAACAACTCCTTCACCGAGATCCTGGGCCTGCAGTTGGCTCGGCACCTCGACAAGCCGACCACCTTCGCGGGCAGCGTCGCCGCCATCCAGGAGCAGCTCACCGGCCTCGGCGTGTGGGATGAGGGGACCGTGCTGCACGACGCCTCCGGGCTCTCGCGCAGCAACCGCGTCACCACCAACATGCTCGCGAAGGCCGTGCGTCTGCTCGACACCGACCCTCGGCTCTCAGTCATCCTCGACGGGTTGCCGACGGCAGGCGTGACGGGAACCCTCGCCGACCGCTTCACCGACGACATCTCGCGCCCCGCGCGGGGGTCGCCCGAGCCAAGACGGGCACGCTGTCGCTCGTGTCGTCGCTGGCTGGCACCACCCTCACGGCGGACGACCGGCTCGTCACCTTCGCCTTCATCATCAACGGCCCGCCCGACGGGTGGGCCGCCAAGGTGTGGACCGACCAGGCCACCGGCGTGGTCGCGTCCTGCGGGTGCTGATGGACTACGCCCCCAGCATCGACTGGACCTTGGCGCTGCGGCTGTCGGCGGCCGGCGCCAAGGACCTGCCCAACCTCGACGCGCGCAGCCTCAAACGGCTGGTCGCCGACCTGCGCGTCACCGCACGCAGGGCGGGGGAGATCGCGGGCGCCTTCCTCGACGTCGACAGCGCGGGTGCGACCGCCGTGAAGGTCGTCGACTGGAACGGCTGGGGCACCGCGGTGCGCGGCATGGTCGAGACCGTGGTCACGGAACTCGAACTGCCCCGCCGCCCCGACGGCCCCGTCGACTGGGCCCGACGACACCTCAACGCGGTCCTGCTCGGCGCGGGGATCAGGGCGGCGAGCCGCCGACTGCTCGGCCAGTACGACGCCTACACCGGCGCGGACACCCTCTACCTGGTCGCCCCCACGATCGTCGCGCACGAACGCGACCACGGCTTCGCGCCCGCCGACTTCCGGCTCTGGGTCGCGCTGCACGAGCAGACCCACGCGCTGCAGTTCAGGGCGGCCCCCTGGCTGCGGGACTGGATCGGGCAGCGCGCCCGCGAGGTGTTCGAGGACGATGCCTCTCCCGTCCAGGGGATCGCCGCCTGGGCTCGCACGGGAGACCTCGCCTCGCTGCTTGTCTCCGGCGCCGCGGGGGAGTCGCTGACGCGCCTGGTCGGCGTGATGACATTCCTGGAGGGCCACGCCGACTACACGGCAGACGTCGCGGGTCGGCCGCACATCCCAAGCGTCGCGTCGCTGCGCAAGGCCTTCAGCCGCAAGCCCGGTGCCAGCGGCCTCGGCAAGATCTCCCCGTCGTTCGACAAGAGCGCCCAGTACCGCGACGGCCTCGCGTTCTGCCGCGAGGTCGCGGCGCTGCGCGGCAGGCCCGGGCTGCGAGCCGCATTCGTCGAGCCCGACAACCTGCCCACCCCGGCGGAGATCTCCGACGCCCGCGCCTGGGTCCGACGCGTCCATGGCTAAGCGGGAGTTGCCGCCTGCGACGCTCGCGGTCGCGCAGGCGGTCGCCGCCGTGCTGCCGGACGGCGACGTCGTCGTCGGCTGCTCCGGAGGTGCCGACTCCACAGCCCTCGCGCTCGGCGCTGCATGGGCCGCAGGGCGTCGGGGCACCCGGGCGACCGCGGTGATCGTCGACCACGGCCTACAGCCCCGCTCGGGCGAGATCGCGCGCCAGGCCGCAGCGCGACTCGGCGCGCACGGCGTCGACGCGAGGATCGTCCCCGTCCACGTCGCGCCGAGCGGGGAGGGCCTTGAGGCCGCCGCCCGGGAGGCGCGGCTCGCGGCGCTCGCCGACCGCGGGCTCCCGGTGCTGCTCGGGCACACGCTCGACGACCAGGCCGAGACGGTGCTGCTCGGCCTGCTCCGCGGCTCGGGCACCCGCTCGCTCGCGGGCATGGCGGAGGTGCGGGGCCCGTTCGTGCGACCCCTGCTCGCGCTCCGAAGAGCGGAGACCGAGCAGGCGTGCCGCGACTGGGGCGTCGACTGGTGGTGCGACCCCATGAACGACGACGACGCCTTCGCGAGGGTCCGCGCCCGCGGGCTGCTGAGCGAGGTCGCCGCGCGCCTCGGCCGCGACGTCGCCCCCGCGTTGGCCCGCACCGCCTCACTCGCCCGGGCGGACGCCGACGCGCTCGACGCGATGGCCGACGCCGTCGAGACAGGCGACCTGCCTGAGTCGGCCCGGATCGCCGCGCTGGAGGGGCTACCGGACGCGCTTCGCTGGCGCGTGCTGCACCGCTGGATGGCGCGACTCGGGGTCGCCGCCGAGCAGGGAAACGTGCTCGCCGTCGACGCGCTGCTCACCCGATGGCGCGGCCAGGGGGCATCGCGGTGCCCGGCGGGACCGTTCGGCGCGTCGGCACCGACCTGCGCTTCACCCGGGGTGCGGGCCGCAACGAGCCGCGCTAGGCTCTGCCACGTGGATGCTACAGACGTGTCGCAGGACCTCGAGAAGGTGCTGTTCACCTCCGATCAGATTCAGGCCCGCATCGACGAGGTCGCCAGCCAGATCGACGCCGACTACGAGGGGCGCGACATCCTGCTCGTCGGCGTCCTCAACGGCGCCGTCATGGTGATGAGCGACCTGCAGCGCGCGATGCGCAGCCACGTCGAGATGGACTGGATGGCCGTGTCGTCCTACGGGGCGGGCACCCAGTCGAGCGGCGTGGTGCGGATCCTCAAGGACCTCAACGCCGACCTCGAGGGCCGCGACGTCATCGTGGTCGAGGACATCATCGACACGGGGTTGACGCTGTCCTACCTGATGAGCAACCTCGCCTCCCGTGGGCCGGCAAGCCTCGAGATCATGACGATGTTCCGCAAGCCCGACGCGGCCCAGATGGAGGTCCCCGTCAAGTACGTGGGCTTCGAGATCCCCAACGAGTTCGTCGTCGGCTACGGCCTCGACTACGCGGGCCGCTACCGCAACCTGCGCGACGTCGGCACCCTCGCCAAGCACGTCTACAGCTGATCGCTGACACCGCAGCCGCTTAGGCTTGGCCGATCCCCGACGATTGGCCGATCCGTGACTGATCCCACCGCGTCCCCGCAGGTCAGCGAGTACCTCCGCGCCCTCAAGCCGGCCACCAGATCGGTGGTCTCCATGCTGTTCGTCGTCGCCCTGCTGGTAGGCATCGGCAGCTACATCGGCAAGCCGGGCATCGACGGGCTGCGCACCCTCCCCGAGCACACGGTGACCGTCAAGGACGAGTACCTCGACCAGGTGCTCACCGGCGGCCGCCGCACCAAGAGATGGGTCGACGCGCGCTTCGTGCACGTCGTCAAGCCCGACGGCAGCATCGGATCGGTCCGCA is a genomic window containing:
- a CDS encoding D-alanyl-D-alanine carboxypeptidase — its product is MKTRRIVEWAVTGVLATVLLVGGFVLGVFHTEAAGAVGLTREGAPTTVSQELFAAPSPDPSEPPAAGNGLVAAAPLPADGAVPKRETLEAKLKALDTSKLVGIDGAPVTISYEVLDAETGAVVASKQPTAPLIPASNTKTLTTLAVMHAFTGSETFATTVVQPAPGQIVLVGAATPCC
- a CDS encoding zinc-dependent metalloprotease, which translates into the protein MDYAPSIDWTLALRLSAAGAKDLPNLDARSLKRLVADLRVTARRAGEIAGAFLDVDSAGATAVKVVDWNGWGTAVRGMVETVVTELELPRRPDGPVDWARRHLNAVLLGAGIRAASRRLLGQYDAYTGADTLYLVAPTIVAHERDHGFAPADFRLWVALHEQTHALQFRAAPWLRDWIGQRAREVFEDDASPVQGIAAWARTGDLASLLVSGAAGESLTRLVGVMTFLEGHADYTADVAGRPHIPSVASLRKAFSRKPGASGLGKISPSFDKSAQYRDGLAFCREVAALRGRPGLRAAFVEPDNLPTPAEISDARAWVRRVHG
- a CDS encoding inorganic diphosphatase, translating into MDHNTGRIRLDRTLFTSTQYPYDYGFVEGTLGQDGDPLDAMVIGNDPTFPGCLIECYAVAMFRMTDEMGGDDKVLCVATADTRRHHITDLSSVPEHMLLEIEHFFSVYKDLEPGKSVEGATWTGRGDAEEEVTASFERAKGTPYEHHHVNLA
- the hpt gene encoding hypoxanthine phosphoribosyltransferase, with amino-acid sequence MDATDVSQDLEKVLFTSDQIQARIDEVASQIDADYEGRDILLVGVLNGAVMVMSDLQRAMRSHVEMDWMAVSSYGAGTQSSGVVRILKDLNADLEGRDVIVVEDIIDTGLTLSYLMSNLASRGPASLEIMTMFRKPDAAQMEVPVKYVGFEIPNEFVVGYGLDYAGRYRNLRDVGTLAKHVYS